One segment of Manduca sexta isolate Smith_Timp_Sample1 chromosome 27, JHU_Msex_v1.0, whole genome shotgun sequence DNA contains the following:
- the LOC115455750 gene encoding tubulin polymerization-promoting protein homolog: protein MDEEAATLESQFCEFARFMDNKRDGSTITLYRSDYWMRQSKLIDDRKVTMIDTGILWWKFCKTELNFNEWHEFLTDFCEYRSLDQEFVETTMTNCGNPGASAVNIPQYREFFDTYQPKEKSIF, encoded by the exons ATGGATGAAGAAGCTGCAACATTAGAGAGCCAGTTCTGCGAGTTCGCCCGTTTCATGGACAACAAGAGGGATGGTTCTACGATCACTTTGTACCGATCAGATTATTGGATGCGGCAGAGTAAACTTATCGATGACAGGAAGGTCACTATGATTGACACCGGAATCCTTTGGTGGAAGTTCTG TAAAACCGAACTCAACTTTAATGAATGGCACGAATTCTTGACGGATTTTTGCGAGTACAGAAGTTTAGATCAAGAATTTGTAGAGACTACAATGACTAACTGCGGCAATCCCGGAGCATCTGCTGTGAACATACCGCAGTACAGAGAGTTCTTTGATACCTACCAACCTAAGGAAAAGTCTATcttttaa